The Leguminivora glycinivorella isolate SPB_JAAS2020 chromosome 2, LegGlyc_1.1, whole genome shotgun sequence DNA window AACAGGAAATTATACTCCTATTTTACAAGGcaccagtggcggggcgtgaaaattttcgttggtaaagctgGAGGagtttttggaatctgttttgtatggacttctacagatactagagaattttagggaacccgttgggaatcgagttgtattgacgctccgccactgcaaggcacttcaaaattttagtacatataataaaatatgtcataTACAAACCTCAGCAATCATCTTGGCTAAGTCAGCTggtttttctattaattgctGCTCTGAAAACATGACATGGTTGGTCACTTCAACCATATTTTCATGTAATATCTGTCTTCGTTTTCTTATCGGCAGATCAATCAGAACTTTTCCATTGTAGTACAGGCAATCAAATACAAACAAACACACTTGAGCATCTTTGAACTCTGATTGTTTATGTATTCCCAATGTACCAAATGGTAGCGGTTTGCCAGTGTTCACATCTACCATTAAAACTTCTGCATCTAATATCAAATCTACTCCTTTTGGAAATGCTTGAGGAAGGTAATCTTTAAAATGACTGACTTTGTGCGGCATCACTGGCTTCAAAGCtctagaaaaatatttaaattcatTGTCTTTTTTATGTACTTGCACTCTCTCTCCGTCATATTTAATTTCAGAGAACATTCCATTTGGGCATTTTTTCATAGCCATTTCAATTGATTTACATGCTTCAGCAAGCATAGGTAATACTGGAGTCATCAGAGTGAGCTTAGCACTGACTCCCTTTTGTATGACATCTTTATGTTTGATTCCACTGCTTTCTGAAAGAATTCTGTCTATTACCATGCCAAGGTCTCTTGAGGTTTGGAATACATTATAAGCATCTGGATGGACACCCTCCAAAATATGTTTCGGCCCAGCATTAATACGCAAATCTCCTTTGATTAGGCGTATAATCATTTTAAGGTCATCTGAAGTACATTTCTTTACAATTTTCTTGAAGTGATATATCTGTTCATCTTCTTTGGTTAATTTTGAAAGCCCTTCAAGAAATTCTTCCACATCTTGCATAGACAAAGTACTTTCAGTGCTTGGTTGGAATTTTTTAGACTTTGTAAAGAAGTGAGTAATAGTATCGGCCACATCTCCATTTTCCAAATGTGTTAACATATCATCCTGATCAGTATGgaatattctagaaaataatttaacaagTTGTTTGCTCTTTAAATTGTAAACCCGCTTAGTGACTTGCGGCAATAACAGTTTACACCACAAAGCGAGATCACCTTTAAATGTGTTCCCGTCTGAAccttttctaaaataattatttacaactGCAGTTTTTTCAGTATATGCGTCAACCCTAGCTATTTTTTTGCACATCTGAGCGAACTGAGAAAAGTTATCATCTTCTTTCTTAATGTCTGACTGTTTTTCCAAGTCTTTAGAAGTACTTGTACTTGCGACATCTTGTTTTGGCATTGACTCATTTTTTAAAACCTTTGCTGTGTATTTACCGCTATTTTTCTCAGCATACACTTTCTCCATttcgttaatttttttaagGATGTATTCTTGATCTTCCTTGCTCATAGCAGCCCAATTGCCTATATCATCGATAGAATCTATTCGTTTTGTGGTAGGCCGCTGTTTTATCAAGGCATTCATTAGACAGTCGACGTGATGCCATGATTTCATTTGTTGATTTTCTCCATAAGGGCTAGCGACTATTTTCGCCATGCGAATTTCTCCACTGGGACAGTTTCCTTTACAACCCTTACACGATGCTCGGCCGCCTTTTGCACGATCTACGTAGAATGGCGTAAAGTCAGCCATGAtttgtatatttaaaatgtattttataaaCTTTGCTTTATACGTGCCGATAATTTATTAATacgattgtattgtattaataGTAAACAACAATGTCCCATAAaggcataaataaataactacactGACTGGTCCGAACTCGCTTGGGCCCGAAGATGACATGATCATGACAAGCTGACAACCATGTGACAATGACAACCAAACCTGACATTGACACAAGCGTCCTACGTTCCAATTCGCGCAAATATAGCGCATGCGTTGTAGTTACACGTGCCCAGTCAGTGTATTTGGTTTTTGGTGTGTAATTTAGGGATGTGCAGTTTTCGTGTTTATAAGATATCGATTTACTTAATAGGAATCAATCAATAAATCTATTGATTGATTAATCAATAGCGTTACTGAATTATGTAATTCAAGCACATACTAGTAGGTATTAATATTAATCTATTTAACATACTAGTAGGTATTAATATTAATCTATTTAACCTCCTGAGTCCTGTGTTTTTCCAACGTTGGTAGTCATAACTGCCGAATGTACTGTACCAAGTACAAACTAAGAATAGTGCTTAAGACCGAGACAAACAATTGTTGATTTTAGGCATTTTTTAAagtgatatatatttttttatattttttatggtaTGTTTATTGTGTATAGCAACAGTCTAACGagaaaattattgaaaatattttgtcCTCCTGTGAGTACATTAGGCCTATACAAAGTATAATGAAAACAAcataaaagtttgaaaattgtATATTAGTATCAAAAATAAATCACATTTTTCCTCTAAACAACATTTAAGTAAAAAACATTATTGAATTACAACATAAACAGTCTTCTTCTCTTGAAACAATTATAAAAGTCTTCTATCAACTCTTAATAAAACAGTAACAATGTACCAAAATTACACAATTAAAAACAGTAACAATGTATCAAAATCACGaacatacttatatattacCATTTGAATTATCTAAGTTGCAATATCTGTTGTTCATTgaaggctgaaaaaaaaaacattcgtaTTATAGACCTAACGTACAACCACAAGAATAAATTCTAAACAGTTATTTATGTAGCAAACGCCTAACGTACGACGTCAAGTACAAAATATTTTGACTGATCATAAACCAACTTAAGCATACAGTTTTCgttaaaattttgtttaatcTACAATATTCACAATTTGTATatactaattaatataaaaaacaaaagaaataacAAGAGATTACTTTAATATAAACAGATTAACTTACCTCGTGCCGCCCGGCGACCCGACCGTGTGGCCATCTTGCGAAAAAGTGACACTAACACTGACAGTTGACAGTTACCTGGGCAACATGGCGAATCGACCATAGAGTAGAGAAACAGAATGTCCGTGTCAGTGTTGCCGTTGTAAAAAAACTACCCGGTAAATGGGGAAACAAAATTTTGTACTTTGGTAAGTACATTAGGCCTTTACTTCATGTATGTCGTTGAAATGTCAGGCCTTAACTGCTATACttaatttgtacttgtacaagtacgtgGGGACTCAGGAGGTTAACATACCTATTATAGACAACTTATGACAAAATATTTGTGTATAGGTACTTTTAGTGAAACATATCCATTATACCCAACTTGCTGAACTTGCCCTTGTACGATTGCTGTAATCAGAGGCTGCACACTGTTAATAATCAGAGGTCAAACAAGCTACATCTTTATTAAAGAAAACCATTTTATCTCTAACTAAGAAATCATTTTTATAATATCAAGTTATGTacagtattttttaataaaatactgcaGTTCATACctaatacttaaaaaaatccaGTTCTTTTCTTGTAGACTTAGGT harbors:
- the LOC125238015 gene encoding DNA ligase 3 codes for the protein MADFTPFYVDRAKGGRASCKGCKGNCPSGEIRMAKIVASPYGENQQMKSWHHVDCLMNALIKQRPTTKRIDSIDDIGNWAAMSKEDQEYILKKINEMEKVYAEKNSGKYTAKVLKNESMPKQDVASTSTSKDLEKQSDIKKEDDNFSQFAQMCKKIARVDAYTEKTAVVNNYFRKGSDGNTFKGDLALWCKLLLPQVTKRVYNLKSKQLVKLFSRIFHTDQDDMLTHLENGDVADTITHFFTKSKKFQPSTESTLSMQDVEEFLEGLSKLTKEDEQIYHFKKIVKKCTSDDLKMIIRLIKGDLRINAGPKHILEGVHPDAYNVFQTSRDLGMVIDRILSESSGIKHKDVIQKGVSAKLTLMTPVLPMLAEACKSIEMAMKKCPNGMFSEIKYDGERVQVHKKDNEFKYFSRALKPVMPHKVSHFKDYLPQAFPKGVDLILDAEVLMVDVNTGKPLPFGTLGIHKQSEFKDAQVCLFVFDCLYYNGKVLIDLPIRKRRQILHENMVEVTNHVMFSEQQLIEKPADLAKMIAEVLQLGLEGLVLKDLESTYEPGKRHWLKVKKDYLFGGAMADTADLVVLGAWFGTGKKGGMMSVFLMGCLDTRRNKWVTVTKVHTGHDDSTLERLQKELGPLMLKISQDSNKIPSWLDCNKGLVPDFVAKDPKEQPVWEITGTEFTKANIHTADGISVRFPRVTKIRNDKDWKTATNLDELKNLYKTSKEKTDVSLLNKLAATANDSYEPPKKKIKQSPTSKLPKIDSFLKKDKVKKKEDLNMSSSSDTISDISNTSDRDSKAIKYQTQPKNPLPDVFKNKRLGFYPDFISISEKKRTHFERHWIAYGGTVVKSMRAVDVDYVVHNEDSIEFKKMEKLIKKLASGARHVTKNWLIKCINEVALCDTAKYAVVVEP